One segment of Pseudomonas sp. FP2196 DNA contains the following:
- a CDS encoding TcdA/TcdB pore-forming domain-containing protein, translating to MSNVEAISNDNYVNFSELFRRTDFERALSLHKESKHYEALLRYYSACVSANDPQQLIEPLRLLRQTLQQLLGNSRVRRELEPPVATIEKPAAELSRIYDKVEAFESRVHLGVELIKTVSTPVPKTLHFVWLGGGVGPIQRDYLNVWKQVLTGQGYTLNLWFDSDALLAYQTNKLIVEAAKADALAQVAGKAIAEDALADLYEARAIVLKQQMQAHIDAAVANGQSADDARIDLLVSAYGQDEAQLQALREQHRRSLQGISGGDLQLRDLDNATTPLQLQDIYEREIRLRGNLAAASDVVRAEVLHGEGGSYADVDNLPPLVENLSGVDLNVLSVDARLGILQLLLNHNPEWMPGRQSSNSYAKRIPAEHLATLEAFAKSGPALSQVFQAPTDLLARPFMLRAVAEGSSMTNAFLMAHAGSATLQAVIERIRFNYRLVDETLQLAAQRNVALTDFDGVLPLALTVLEKTYGPLRELPNQEEILAGFLASAAASYFSDGIRPQSEGTIYLTGPGAIRDGMADYAKAHLTPGQAEMIRAEASIARYASVNRATEEELDHSWKDNANDPVKWVEDEQARWQQGQYTTRYKGDIAQLLKGSTIEFEQGWPLIEGRAVLLTDVLQRLVDGLGEPFTEAMRQGHDGAIGFEKLLPLSFADRQLIRNQPLNARPPVFLNDQRLRNLGLDEVLSALAHGELSLVETTPLQRLSLGVLLGIDSLHSQNFDRFSGELDNLANSVRELGASNRYAVIERRLYSRRDAQFLSGLAGDIAESAASISALDLKKSALMKAQTLQQWGRYAAQIQQTATLEHRLQISERMDQVLGQIEASSVKPVPQDLLLGGAGEAIGGRCYPLALMMAAAFATGEMASHRLRERFYLSVIEPQQSDSQAFVQVLEELRSAQLSEVGTTLSRADLTQLTAALESDASPRTLMLNTDNHSMLVAKTVVGAQDLYHFYDPNFGLFEFESAAMFKRALEHFFLKVGMAKYYAAYGGSVRPTFDLIELDGAKVAALPLSGGIDVAKVLTNDALPGQTPGKLRQRLNSAHGRSLVDNLHLGASLLGLDGHWWGRQIAGATTALQELHPSVTPWVPLFETLEITAEGKYRLSLVDSSTPEHVVQVVSDDHRLLRIKNWLSEQFSTLARKPLDSVGVLDPTEAGAVHTLNAGFSIQALMNALRGREGEDRTLTTAVRLHAYLNYAQLVHGNVVDVVGLIQLVKTALGEEKIIARTCASVVTEALGHAANEGVGAVLGLANVGFDIYQLASAQNDIEKAQFGTQLAFDSASLALTAGGVGAAVAGASTAAAVLGGAGVILGGLAVGVAALAQGFAGIARNAQEVGTFFADMEDAYRGLGYHFDDALGAWITHPSLIVKSIDLAAGKVLFDSQKLYPLRDHFGVPDFDSDYARAINIRQQLGLPGQIEFLPAARQTIVLPCTPQTCYGYEYKALPFASSRHDRGFDTARRLERKLADGQWLFLFSFYSFPSHYIVHRLFPQYRDTVIDVHLDAVERTLVVPSLPTAWRGKVSYRISSAGASCSVLLNHGASIELHAPSRSQSRWVLQAGWASEESIRIEPCGELYIGDVHVKISGHGRHSVLIRTANQQLFSVDFGERQLNIIQQSAHEGLDEQALLKHYKILAREHRLVMPYTPVHDWLIPFESPQEPRYTTAWYDAREERFLYIRNEKIADTEDAQLALVANGFAYFYLTDSYDIWQVDVVSGLLKVRYRLLLPEGKSAIGPVEVDEHGVIHLIQTVSSPQGTRRFNYLIHQERLLLSSVTHAMARELQASAFAHESLADWSTVLGKYTMAHPSAERDGATTVDWQPATYVSVSWKFAPDRRDIVWVRSRDRLLIHPLPLPRHTRGWPDSIKNLTDLVLLPMAGASDVYFIYNRLDQVLCRLQRDGMQGQQQWSHRWVEPEGLKHIVAVENGYLILDEEGRLFNLTAQGEAQLHGVGEQWLKGRAHWWQALEPIAKRYPVERFAIVGLRNAAGDGQLSAWHMSNRVLLCDPGRDKPVRLLGMTPDNRTAWLFSVSEGEIWRQAFVDPQQLDRAFGEGQQLLHHDALPVPERVWSAWNFAEVTVDGAGLQGTTVEGVTLQLGHQQAPVVIGVESRWVTAQGACLIERLQALLARADHGGFVSVASGPDHLQWYDVQSARLVSIAATDLPKDFVMLGTQNQFKVLLHQRREAMVRIYPGMHSIGPFDYIQRNAYVLTVEGRSRMNDLLSLLPDDINTLVVRLGQGGVTCHLSKAAWQRLDTVIVDCRHALGEVPAVPGKLHWDFESPEKLLFEIVEEHLVIVDPETEHTLIFRDVCSPDPALRGEVFLAFGKQQSHAISAWVQRMQARTARTANVTLQALLAEPAAG from the coding sequence ATGTCAAATGTTGAAGCTATAAGTAATGATAACTACGTTAACTTTTCTGAGCTGTTCAGGCGTACGGATTTCGAGCGTGCACTGTCGCTGCATAAAGAAAGCAAGCATTATGAAGCCCTGTTGCGTTATTACTCCGCCTGTGTGAGTGCCAACGATCCGCAGCAGTTGATTGAACCACTGAGATTATTGCGCCAGACACTGCAACAACTGTTGGGCAATAGTCGAGTGCGGCGGGAGTTGGAACCGCCGGTGGCGACGATTGAAAAACCGGCCGCAGAGCTTTCGCGGATTTACGATAAAGTCGAAGCCTTCGAATCACGCGTTCATCTCGGCGTCGAACTGATTAAAACTGTGTCGACCCCCGTTCCAAAGACCCTGCACTTCGTCTGGCTTGGTGGCGGCGTCGGCCCCATCCAGCGTGACTACCTCAATGTCTGGAAACAGGTACTCACCGGGCAGGGTTACACCCTTAATCTCTGGTTCGACAGTGACGCGTTACTGGCGTATCAGACCAATAAACTGATTGTCGAAGCGGCCAAGGCGGATGCCTTGGCGCAGGTCGCAGGTAAAGCAATTGCCGAAGATGCACTGGCCGATCTTTACGAAGCGCGCGCCATTGTGCTCAAGCAGCAGATGCAGGCGCACATCGATGCCGCCGTGGCTAACGGTCAATCCGCCGATGACGCCCGCATTGATTTGCTGGTTAGCGCCTATGGCCAGGACGAGGCGCAACTGCAGGCACTCAGAGAACAACATCGCCGCAGCTTGCAAGGCATTTCGGGTGGTGATCTGCAGTTGCGTGATCTCGACAACGCGACAACGCCGTTACAACTTCAAGATATCTATGAACGGGAAATCCGTTTGCGCGGCAATCTGGCGGCCGCATCGGATGTCGTGCGTGCCGAAGTCCTGCACGGGGAAGGCGGCAGCTATGCCGATGTCGACAACCTGCCGCCTCTTGTGGAAAACCTGAGCGGTGTCGACCTCAATGTTTTGAGCGTCGACGCCCGTCTGGGCATTCTGCAGTTGCTGCTCAATCACAACCCCGAATGGATGCCGGGCCGTCAGTCGTCCAACAGTTACGCCAAAAGAATTCCGGCAGAGCATCTAGCGACGCTTGAAGCGTTCGCCAAAAGCGGCCCGGCACTGAGTCAGGTTTTCCAGGCGCCGACCGATTTGCTGGCGCGACCGTTCATGTTGCGCGCGGTGGCCGAAGGCAGTTCGATGACCAATGCATTCTTGATGGCGCATGCCGGGTCGGCGACGCTGCAAGCGGTTATCGAGCGCATCCGCTTCAATTACCGGTTGGTCGACGAAACCCTGCAGCTGGCTGCGCAACGCAATGTCGCACTGACGGACTTCGACGGTGTGCTGCCGCTGGCGCTGACCGTTCTGGAAAAAACCTACGGCCCGCTGCGCGAACTGCCGAACCAGGAGGAGATCCTCGCAGGCTTTCTCGCCAGTGCTGCCGCCAGCTACTTCAGTGACGGCATCCGTCCTCAAAGTGAAGGCACCATCTATCTGACCGGCCCCGGCGCTATACGCGACGGCATGGCCGATTACGCCAAGGCACACCTGACCCCCGGGCAAGCCGAGATGATCCGCGCCGAAGCGTCCATTGCGCGCTATGCGTCGGTCAACCGTGCCACCGAAGAAGAGCTGGATCACTCCTGGAAAGACAACGCGAACGACCCGGTGAAATGGGTGGAGGACGAGCAGGCGCGCTGGCAGCAAGGTCAGTACACCACCCGTTACAAGGGCGATATCGCACAGTTGCTCAAAGGTTCGACCATTGAGTTCGAACAAGGCTGGCCGTTGATTGAAGGTAGAGCGGTGTTATTGACTGACGTATTGCAGCGTCTGGTCGACGGGCTTGGCGAACCTTTCACTGAGGCCATGCGACAGGGGCATGATGGTGCAATCGGGTTCGAGAAGTTGTTGCCGTTGAGTTTTGCCGACCGTCAGTTGATCAGGAATCAGCCACTCAATGCGCGGCCTCCGGTATTTCTCAACGATCAGCGATTGCGGAATCTGGGGCTGGATGAAGTGTTGAGTGCGCTGGCCCATGGCGAACTGTCTCTCGTCGAGACCACGCCACTGCAACGTCTGTCACTGGGCGTGTTGCTGGGGATTGATTCACTGCACAGCCAGAACTTCGACCGCTTCAGTGGCGAACTGGACAACCTGGCCAACAGCGTCCGTGAGTTGGGAGCTTCGAATCGTTACGCAGTCATTGAACGACGTCTCTACAGTCGCCGTGATGCGCAGTTTCTTAGCGGTCTTGCCGGCGATATCGCAGAGTCGGCCGCATCGATCAGCGCGCTGGATCTGAAAAAATCCGCACTGATGAAGGCACAAACTCTTCAGCAGTGGGGCCGATACGCCGCGCAAATTCAACAGACAGCCACCCTTGAACATCGCTTGCAGATCAGCGAACGGATGGATCAGGTGCTCGGCCAAATCGAGGCCAGCAGCGTAAAACCGGTGCCACAGGATTTATTGCTGGGTGGTGCCGGCGAAGCCATCGGCGGGCGCTGTTATCCCTTGGCACTGATGATGGCTGCCGCGTTTGCAACGGGGGAAATGGCTTCTCATCGATTGCGTGAACGTTTTTATCTGTCCGTCATTGAGCCGCAACAGAGTGATTCGCAAGCTTTCGTGCAAGTGCTGGAGGAGCTGCGAAGTGCTCAACTGAGCGAAGTGGGAACGACGCTCAGTCGTGCTGATCTGACACAGCTCACCGCTGCACTGGAGAGCGATGCCAGCCCCCGAACATTAATGCTCAACACTGATAACCACTCGATGCTGGTGGCGAAAACCGTCGTGGGTGCGCAAGACCTCTATCATTTTTACGACCCCAACTTCGGTCTGTTTGAATTTGAAAGTGCTGCCATGTTCAAGCGGGCGCTCGAGCACTTTTTTCTGAAAGTGGGTATGGCCAAATACTATGCCGCGTACGGTGGCAGTGTTCGCCCGACCTTCGATCTGATTGAACTGGACGGTGCAAAAGTAGCGGCCTTGCCATTGTCCGGCGGGATCGATGTGGCGAAAGTGCTGACGAACGATGCGTTACCAGGGCAAACGCCGGGCAAGCTGCGTCAGCGTCTGAACAGCGCCCACGGTCGATCGCTGGTCGACAATTTGCATTTGGGTGCCAGTCTGCTTGGGCTGGATGGCCATTGGTGGGGGCGGCAAATTGCGGGCGCTACCACTGCGTTGCAAGAGCTGCATCCCTCGGTCACGCCGTGGGTACCGTTGTTCGAAACGCTGGAGATCACCGCTGAAGGCAAATATCGGCTGAGTCTCGTCGACTCCTCGACGCCCGAACATGTGGTTCAAGTGGTCAGTGATGACCACCGATTGTTGCGGATCAAGAACTGGCTGTCCGAGCAGTTCTCCACTCTGGCACGCAAACCGCTCGACAGCGTCGGTGTACTGGATCCGACGGAGGCCGGCGCTGTTCATACCTTGAACGCAGGGTTCTCGATTCAGGCGCTGATGAATGCCTTGCGTGGACGTGAAGGCGAGGACCGGACCCTGACTACCGCGGTGCGCTTGCACGCCTACCTCAATTACGCGCAGTTGGTGCATGGCAATGTCGTGGACGTGGTCGGTCTGATTCAACTGGTCAAAACCGCGCTGGGCGAGGAGAAGATCATCGCCCGCACCTGTGCCTCGGTCGTCACCGAAGCCTTGGGGCATGCGGCCAATGAAGGTGTGGGCGCCGTGCTGGGGCTGGCAAACGTTGGTTTTGATATCTACCAGTTGGCGAGCGCACAGAACGACATCGAAAAAGCGCAGTTCGGTACGCAATTAGCTTTTGACTCGGCCAGCCTGGCATTGACTGCCGGGGGCGTCGGTGCCGCCGTGGCTGGCGCATCCACCGCCGCTGCAGTGTTGGGTGGTGCCGGGGTGATTCTGGGCGGGCTCGCGGTCGGGGTCGCGGCGCTCGCCCAGGGGTTTGCCGGCATTGCGCGCAACGCTCAGGAAGTCGGAACGTTTTTTGCGGACATGGAAGACGCCTATCGCGGGCTCGGTTACCACTTCGATGACGCGCTGGGGGCGTGGATTACGCACCCGTCGCTGATTGTCAAAAGCATCGACCTGGCCGCTGGCAAGGTGCTGTTCGACAGCCAGAAGCTCTACCCGTTGCGCGACCACTTCGGCGTCCCGGACTTTGACTCCGATTACGCTCGGGCGATCAATATCCGTCAGCAATTAGGCTTGCCCGGACAGATCGAATTCTTACCGGCTGCCAGACAAACCATCGTCCTGCCGTGTACGCCTCAGACTTGTTATGGGTATGAGTACAAGGCGCTACCGTTTGCCTCTTCGCGGCATGATCGCGGTTTCGATACCGCCCGCCGCCTGGAAAGAAAACTGGCAGACGGCCAATGGCTGTTTCTGTTTTCGTTTTACTCATTTCCTTCGCATTACATTGTTCATCGTCTGTTTCCTCAATATCGCGACACCGTCATCGACGTTCATCTCGATGCGGTCGAACGCACCCTGGTAGTGCCGTCGCTGCCGACGGCCTGGCGGGGCAAGGTGTCGTATCGGATTTCCAGCGCCGGTGCGTCCTGTTCCGTGCTGCTCAATCACGGCGCCAGTATCGAATTGCACGCGCCGAGCCGAAGCCAGAGCCGCTGGGTGCTGCAGGCTGGCTGGGCCAGCGAAGAGAGCATCCGGATCGAACCCTGTGGCGAGCTGTACATCGGCGATGTTCACGTGAAGATATCCGGCCATGGACGCCATTCGGTGTTGATTCGGACGGCCAATCAGCAACTGTTCAGCGTTGACTTTGGCGAGCGTCAGTTGAATATCATTCAACAAAGCGCACATGAAGGGCTTGATGAGCAAGCGTTGCTCAAGCACTACAAAATCCTCGCCCGGGAGCATCGTCTGGTGATGCCGTATACACCGGTGCATGACTGGCTGATTCCGTTCGAGTCGCCTCAGGAACCGCGTTACACCACGGCCTGGTATGACGCCCGGGAAGAGCGTTTTCTTTACATTCGCAACGAGAAAATCGCCGATACCGAGGACGCCCAATTGGCCTTGGTGGCCAACGGATTTGCCTATTTCTACCTCACGGACAGCTATGACATCTGGCAGGTCGATGTGGTCAGCGGGCTGCTCAAGGTTCGGTACCGGTTACTGCTGCCGGAGGGTAAAAGCGCGATTGGCCCCGTCGAAGTCGATGAGCACGGCGTGATTCATTTGATACAAACCGTCAGCAGCCCTCAGGGCACCCGCCGGTTCAATTACCTGATTCACCAGGAGCGGTTGCTGTTGAGTTCCGTCACTCATGCAATGGCGCGGGAACTGCAAGCGAGCGCGTTCGCCCACGAGTCGCTGGCCGACTGGTCAACGGTGTTGGGCAAGTACACGATGGCTCATCCCAGCGCTGAACGGGACGGTGCGACGACGGTTGACTGGCAGCCGGCGACTTACGTTTCGGTCAGCTGGAAATTCGCACCTGACAGGCGTGACATCGTATGGGTTCGCAGCCGTGATCGATTGTTGATCCACCCGTTGCCGCTTCCTCGCCATACCCGTGGCTGGCCCGACTCGATCAAGAATCTGACCGATCTGGTGCTGCTGCCCATGGCGGGCGCAAGCGATGTGTATTTCATCTACAACCGCCTCGACCAGGTTCTTTGCCGACTACAACGCGACGGGATGCAGGGCCAGCAGCAGTGGTCGCATCGTTGGGTCGAGCCAGAAGGGCTCAAGCATATTGTGGCGGTCGAGAACGGCTACCTGATACTGGATGAAGAGGGCCGACTCTTTAACCTGACCGCACAAGGTGAGGCGCAATTGCACGGTGTCGGCGAGCAGTGGCTCAAGGGGCGTGCGCATTGGTGGCAGGCACTGGAACCGATCGCCAAACGTTACCCGGTGGAGCGTTTTGCGATTGTCGGATTACGCAATGCCGCCGGTGACGGCCAACTGAGTGCCTGGCATATGAGCAACCGCGTGCTGTTATGCGATCCGGGACGCGACAAGCCTGTGCGCTTGCTTGGAATGACGCCGGATAATCGAACGGCCTGGTTGTTCAGTGTTTCCGAGGGTGAAATCTGGCGTCAGGCGTTCGTCGATCCGCAGCAGCTTGATCGCGCGTTTGGCGAGGGTCAGCAGCTATTGCACCATGATGCTTTACCGGTTCCCGAGCGGGTGTGGAGCGCCTGGAATTTTGCCGAGGTGACAGTCGATGGCGCCGGGTTACAGGGCACCACTGTTGAGGGTGTCACGCTGCAACTGGGTCATCAGCAGGCGCCGGTGGTCATCGGTGTTGAAAGTCGCTGGGTGACTGCGCAGGGCGCCTGTCTGATCGAACGTCTGCAAGCCTTATTGGCCCGGGCCGATCATGGTGGTTTCGTATCAGTGGCGTCCGGGCCAGATCATTTGCAATGGTATGACGTGCAAAGCGCCCGACTGGTGAGTATTGCCGCCACCGATTTACCCAAGGACTTTGTAATGCTGGGCACCCAGAATCAGTTCAAGGTGTTGTTGCATCAGCGCCGGGAGGCAATGGTGCGGATTTATCCGGGCATGCACAGCATCGGGCCGTTCGACTACATCCAGCGCAATGCGTATGTTTTGACTGTTGAAGGTCGCAGCAGAATGAATGATCTGCTATCGCTGCTTCCCGATGACATCAACACGTTGGTTGTGCGACTGGGGCAGGGCGGCGTGACTTGTCATTTGTCGAAGGCTGCCTGGCAGAGGCTGGATACTGTCATCGTCGACTGCCGGCACGCGCTGGGAGAAGTGCCGGCAGTGCCGGGCAAGTTGCATTGGGATTTTGAGTCGCCGGAAAAGCTGCTGTTCGAGATCGTTGAGGAGCATCTGGTGATCGTCGACCCTGAGACTGAACACACGCTGATTTTCCGTGATGTGTGTTCCCCTGATCCGGCGTTGCGCGGTGAAGTGTTCCTGGCGTTTGGCAAGCAGCAATCCCACGCCATTTCTGCATGGGTGCAGCGGATGCAGGCAAGGACGGCACGCACGGCCAACGTCACCCTGCAGGCGCTACTCGCAGAGCCGGCCGCCGGCTAA
- a CDS encoding MarC family protein gives MLHVLFSVYLKMLVLYSPFFVLSCFISLTRGYSRKEQRRLAWKVAIATLVSSVLLYLFGRVIFDVFGITVDAFRIGAGSVLFISALGMAQGKSVVQSDNVQQDVTIVPLTIPLTVGPGTIGALLVMGVSQPHWDDKLTAIMSIALASFTVGVVLYLSNRIERILGDQGLQIVSRLMGLFVCALAAQIIFTGVKGYLVP, from the coding sequence ATGCTCCACGTGTTGTTCAGCGTTTACCTGAAGATGCTGGTGCTCTACAGCCCGTTCTTCGTGTTGTCCTGTTTCATCAGCCTGACCCGTGGTTATTCGCGCAAGGAGCAACGCCGCCTGGCCTGGAAAGTGGCCATCGCCACGCTGGTCTCCAGCGTTTTGCTGTATTTGTTCGGGCGGGTGATTTTCGATGTGTTCGGCATCACTGTGGATGCGTTCCGCATCGGCGCCGGCAGTGTGCTGTTCATCTCGGCGCTGGGCATGGCGCAAGGCAAGTCGGTGGTGCAAAGCGACAACGTGCAGCAGGACGTGACCATCGTGCCGCTGACCATTCCGCTGACCGTCGGCCCTGGCACCATCGGTGCCTTGCTGGTGATGGGTGTCAGCCAGCCGCACTGGGATGACAAGCTCACGGCAATCATGAGCATTGCCCTTGCCAGTTTTACCGTTGGCGTGGTGCTGTACTTATCCAACCGAATCGAACGGATTCTCGGCGATCAGGGTTTGCAGATTGTCAGTCGCTTGATGGGATTGTTCGTTTGCGCACTGGCGGCGCAGATCATCTTCACCGGTGTCAAAGGCTATCTGGTGCCCTGA
- a CDS encoding hybrid sensor histidine kinase/response regulator, with translation MRWLRIAISFTVTLLTLLCMLPAQATQGSGWSVLLDDQGDLQLSDIRSARYINQFSPIDLDRLTAAGPEGALWLRFKLAPGQHEQVLRIFAPDLSHLNLYVLDGDKLIEQRKTGTDQPQAERPLPSSDFLLPLPQSDKPLDIYLRMVSDHQLRPHITLQSAVMSAANHNQTLIFGLLFGCLGMLLLHNLVRYAYSRSRSSLWLAVCEGLLGLSLLLLLNLAGPWLPNWHAIQTPGAYLALLLTAPAGLMFALRFFAPLGPHPLNKLLLGDILFIVICSLLLLFVNTLPLNIITYALVALAGLSMLFVAFYHWQKGYRPARLFVAAMVVFNIGTLIILPALLGLTLVAPQGLIMTLMAFICISGLLMSIALGERQRSITESRFSISRDLAASNAEINAKAEFLAKISHEIRTPMNGVLGMTELLLGTPLSVKQRDYVQTIHSAGNELLTLINEILDISKLESGQIELDDVQFDLNALIDDCLSIYRAKAEQQNVELISFIQPQVPRVISGDPTRLRQTLLSLLENALKKTAEGEVLIVVALDERSSKPRLRIAVQDSGAPMEQEERDALMHAELHSKHFLSANRLGGNLGLVIARQLIRLMNGEFGIKSGANQGSTLWLTLPLDPDRLEHPTSDLDSPLQGARVLVVDDNDTCRKVLVQQCSAWGLNVSAVPSGKEALALLRTKAHLRDYFDVVLLDQNMPGMTGMQLAAKIKEDPSLNHDILLIMLTGISNAPSKIIARNSGIKRILAKPVAGYTLKTTLADELNQRNKGQVVFQPQVVTPAAAAKVPSDFRILVAEDNTISTKVIRGMLGKLNLQPDTASNGEEALQAMKAQRYDLVLMDCEMPILDGFSATQQLRAWEVSNQRVRTPIVALTAHILAEHKERARQAGMDGHMSKPVELSQLRELIEHWVAQRDQQNRTASTF, from the coding sequence GTGCGCTGGCTCAGGATTGCCATAAGCTTCACCGTCACGTTGCTGACCTTGCTCTGCATGCTCCCGGCCCAGGCCACGCAAGGCAGTGGCTGGTCGGTATTGCTCGACGATCAAGGCGACCTTCAACTGAGCGACATCCGCTCTGCCCGCTACATTAATCAATTCAGCCCTATCGACCTTGACCGCCTCACCGCGGCCGGGCCCGAGGGTGCTTTGTGGTTGCGTTTCAAGCTCGCACCCGGCCAGCACGAACAAGTGCTGCGCATCTTCGCCCCGGATCTGTCCCACCTGAATTTGTACGTGCTGGACGGCGACAAGCTGATCGAGCAACGCAAAACCGGCACCGACCAGCCCCAAGCCGAACGGCCGCTGCCAAGCAGTGATTTCCTGTTGCCACTGCCCCAGAGCGACAAACCCCTCGACATCTATCTGCGGATGGTCTCTGACCATCAGTTGCGCCCGCACATCACCCTGCAATCCGCCGTGATGAGCGCGGCCAATCACAATCAAACGCTGATTTTCGGTTTGCTGTTCGGCTGCCTCGGCATGTTGCTGCTGCACAACCTCGTGCGCTATGCCTACTCGCGCTCGCGCAGCAGCCTGTGGCTGGCCGTCTGCGAAGGCCTGTTGGGGCTCAGCCTTTTACTGCTGCTCAACCTCGCTGGCCCCTGGCTGCCGAACTGGCACGCGATCCAGACCCCGGGCGCTTATCTGGCATTGCTGCTGACCGCGCCGGCCGGGCTGATGTTTGCACTGCGCTTCTTCGCCCCCCTCGGCCCGCATCCACTGAACAAACTGCTGCTGGGCGACATTCTGTTCATCGTGATTTGCAGCCTGCTGCTGTTGTTCGTCAACACCCTGCCGCTGAACATCATCACTTACGCGCTGGTGGCACTGGCCGGCCTGAGCATGTTGTTTGTCGCGTTCTATCACTGGCAGAAAGGCTACCGCCCGGCACGCCTGTTCGTCGCGGCGATGGTCGTGTTCAACATCGGTACATTGATCATTCTTCCGGCCTTGCTGGGGCTGACACTGGTCGCACCGCAAGGCCTGATCATGACGTTGATGGCGTTCATCTGCATCAGCGGACTGTTGATGAGCATCGCGCTGGGCGAGCGTCAGCGCAGCATCACTGAAAGCCGCTTCAGCATCAGCCGCGACCTCGCCGCGAGCAACGCCGAGATCAACGCCAAGGCCGAATTCCTCGCCAAGATCAGCCACGAGATCCGCACGCCGATGAACGGCGTATTGGGCATGACCGAACTGCTGCTCGGCACGCCGTTGTCGGTCAAGCAGCGCGACTACGTGCAGACCATCCACAGCGCCGGCAACGAACTGCTGACGTTGATCAACGAGATACTCGACATCTCCAAGCTCGAGTCCGGGCAGATTGAACTGGATGATGTGCAATTCGACCTGAACGCGTTGATCGATGACTGCCTGAGCATCTACCGCGCCAAGGCCGAACAGCAGAACGTCGAACTGATCAGCTTCATTCAGCCGCAAGTGCCGCGCGTCATAAGTGGCGATCCGACCCGCCTGCGTCAAACCCTGTTGAGCCTTTTGGAAAATGCCCTCAAGAAAACCGCCGAGGGCGAAGTGCTGATCGTCGTCGCCCTTGATGAGCGCAGCAGCAAACCGCGCCTGCGCATTGCCGTGCAGGACAGCGGCGCGCCGATGGAACAGGAGGAGCGTGATGCGCTGATGCACGCTGAACTTCACAGCAAGCACTTCCTCTCGGCCAATCGTCTGGGCGGCAATCTGGGGCTGGTGATCGCGCGGCAGTTGATCCGCTTGATGAACGGTGAATTCGGCATCAAGAGCGGCGCCAATCAGGGCAGCACCTTGTGGCTGACCCTGCCGCTCGACCCTGATCGCCTTGAACACCCGACCTCTGATCTGGACAGTCCCCTGCAAGGCGCGCGAGTGCTGGTGGTCGATGACAACGACACCTGCCGTAAAGTGCTGGTGCAGCAGTGCAGCGCCTGGGGCCTGAACGTCAGCGCCGTGCCATCGGGCAAGGAAGCGTTGGCCCTGCTGCGCACCAAAGCGCACCTGCGTGATTACTTCGATGTGGTGTTGCTCGACCAGAACATGCCCGGCATGACCGGCATGCAGCTCGCGGCCAAGATCAAGGAAGACCCGAGCCTGAACCACGACATCCTGCTGATCATGCTCACCGGCATCAGCAACGCGCCGAGCAAGATCATTGCGCGCAATTCGGGAATCAAACGCATCCTCGCCAAACCCGTGGCCGGCTACACCCTCAAGACCACCTTGGCGGACGAGCTCAACCAGCGCAACAAAGGCCAGGTGGTGTTCCAGCCGCAAGTGGTCACCCCGGCCGCAGCGGCCAAAGTGCCGAGTGACTTCCGTATCCTCGTCGCCGAAGACAACACGATTTCGACCAAAGTGATTCGCGGCATGCTCGGCAAGCTCAACCTGCAGCCGGACACCGCCAGCAACGGCGAAGAAGCGCTGCAAGCGATGAAAGCCCAGCGTTACGACCTGGTGTTGATGGACTGCGAAATGCCGATCCTCGACGGTTTTTCCGCGACCCAGCAATTGCGCGCATGGGAAGTCAGCAACCAACGCGTCCGTACGCCGATCGTCGCGCTGACGGCGCACATCCTCGCCGAACACAAGGAACGCGCACGCCAGGCGGGGATGGATGGGCATATGTCCAAGCCGGTCGAGTTGTCGCAATTGCGCGAACTGATCGAACACTGGGTCGCCCAGCGGGATCAGCAGAACCGGACGGCGTCGACGTTCTGA